The following coding sequences lie in one Stenotrophomonas rhizophila genomic window:
- the alr gene encoding alanine racemase — MRPARALIDLDALRANFQLARELGGGRKTLAAIKADAYGHGAIACARALQGQADAFGVACIEEALELRQAGITTPIVLLEGFFDADELPLIVQHDLWFAVGAPWQVEAVLAFQTTALLKIWLKLDSGMHRLGLSPADFRAAHARLSALPQVAPMVLMSHMARADELDSLRTREQADLFAATIDGLAGETSLCNSPALLGWPDVRSDWVRPGLMLYGANPLPTHSVLTERLRPVMTMQSKIFAVREIGIGEPVGYGARFVAQRPTRVGVVALGYADGYPQFAPNGTPVQIDGQPGTLIGRVSMDMLTVDLTDLPDAGVGSTVTLWGESPRLDVLAPLCGVSAYQLPCAVKRVPHQHLGG, encoded by the coding sequence ATGCGCCCAGCCCGCGCGTTGATTGACCTGGACGCGTTGCGCGCCAATTTCCAGCTTGCCCGTGAACTGGGCGGCGGTCGCAAGACCCTGGCGGCCATCAAGGCCGATGCCTACGGCCACGGCGCCATTGCCTGCGCGCGCGCGCTGCAGGGCCAGGCCGACGCGTTCGGCGTGGCCTGCATCGAAGAGGCGCTGGAACTGCGCCAGGCCGGCATCACCACGCCGATCGTGCTGCTGGAAGGCTTCTTCGACGCCGACGAGCTGCCGCTGATCGTGCAGCACGACCTGTGGTTCGCCGTGGGCGCGCCGTGGCAGGTGGAGGCGGTGCTGGCCTTCCAGACCACTGCCCTGTTGAAGATCTGGTTGAAGCTGGACAGCGGCATGCACCGCCTCGGCCTGTCGCCGGCCGACTTCCGCGCCGCGCACGCCCGCCTGAGCGCGCTGCCGCAGGTGGCGCCGATGGTGCTGATGAGCCACATGGCCCGCGCCGACGAGCTGGACAGTCTGCGCACCCGCGAGCAGGCCGACCTGTTCGCCGCCACCATCGACGGCCTGGCCGGTGAGACCAGCCTGTGCAATTCGCCGGCCCTGCTGGGCTGGCCGGACGTCCGCAGCGATTGGGTGCGACCGGGGCTGATGCTGTACGGCGCCAACCCGCTGCCCACCCATTCGGTGCTCACCGAGCGGCTGCGCCCGGTCATGACCATGCAGTCGAAAATCTTCGCCGTGCGTGAGATCGGCATCGGCGAACCGGTGGGTTATGGCGCGCGGTTCGTCGCGCAGCGGCCCACCCGGGTGGGCGTGGTCGCCCTGGGGTATGCCGACGGCTACCCGCAGTTCGCCCCGAATGGCACCCCGGTGCAGATCGACGGGCAGCCCGGCACGCTGATCGGCCGGGTCTCGATGGACATGCTGACCGTGGACCTCACCGACCTGCCCGACGCCGGGGTAGGCAGCACGGTGACCCTGTGGGGTGAGTCACCGCGGCTGGATGTGCTGGCGCCGCTGTGCGGGGTCAGCGCCTATCAGCTGCCGTGCGCGGTCAAGCGGGTACCGCACCAGCACCTGGGCGGCTGA
- a CDS encoding DUF3016 domain-containing protein encodes MNRKPLVAGLLTCLLVIGSANAAGPRTVTDPQAPRALSGDGPVKVSWTDPAQFTEIRQSTNRFEAQRGNWVQQLATYVQTSAGKQLQPGQTLDVTLTDIKRAGDYEPWHGPRGNDIRILRDVYPPRIALTFTLTDAQGQVLAQGERKLSDSGYLHNIGLQRDTDPLRYEKRLVDDWVRRDLRSDATASR; translated from the coding sequence ATGAACCGCAAACCGTTGGTGGCCGGTCTGTTGACCTGCCTGTTGGTGATCGGCAGCGCGAACGCCGCGGGGCCCCGTACCGTGACCGACCCCCAGGCGCCCCGTGCCCTGAGCGGCGATGGCCCGGTCAAGGTGTCGTGGACCGACCCGGCCCAGTTCACCGAGATCCGGCAAAGCACCAACCGCTTCGAAGCCCAGCGCGGCAACTGGGTCCAGCAGCTGGCTACCTACGTCCAGACCAGCGCCGGCAAGCAGCTGCAGCCGGGGCAGACGCTGGATGTGACCCTGACCGACATCAAACGCGCCGGTGACTACGAGCCGTGGCACGGGCCGCGCGGCAACGATATCCGCATCCTGCGCGACGTCTACCCGCCGCGCATCGCGCTGACCTTCACCCTCACCGATGCCCAGGGGCAGGTGCTGGCGCAGGGCGAGCGCAAGCTGTCCGACAGCGGCTACCTGCACAACATCGGCCTGCAACGCGATACCGACCCGCTGCGCTATGAGAAGCGGCTGGTGGATGACTGGGTCCGCCGCGACCTGCGCAGCGACGCCACCGCCAGCCGCTGA
- a CDS encoding D-amino acid dehydrogenase has protein sequence MRVLVLGSGVIGTTSAWYLRQAGFEVTVVDRQPGPALETSFANAGQLSFGYTSPWAAPGVPLKAVKWLFSEHAPLAIRPGLDWRQYLWLAQMLRNCTHERYAINKARMVRMSEYSRDCLNELREQTGIEFEGRDLGTTQLFRTQQQLDASAQDIEVLAQYGVPYKVLDRDGIIAHEPALAGVADKLVGALWLPRDQTGDCQLFTRRLAQMCVDAGVEFRFDQDIAGLQTDGDRITGVRIDGTLETADRYVVALGSYSPSLVDPLGLRLPVYPLKGYSLTLPITNPAMAPTSTILDESYKVAVTRFDDRIRVGGMAEVGGFDLSLSPRRRATLEKVVGDLYPDGGDLSRAEFWTGLRPATPDGTPVIGATPYRNLFLNTGHGTLGWTMACGSGRYLADLMSARQPQISTEGLDIFRYGHTAASVVHSEPKACAQPAR, from the coding sequence ATGCGCGTTCTAGTCCTTGGCAGCGGCGTCATCGGCACCACCAGTGCCTGGTACCTGCGGCAGGCCGGGTTTGAAGTCACGGTCGTGGACCGCCAGCCCGGTCCGGCGCTGGAAACCAGTTTCGCCAACGCCGGCCAGCTGTCGTTCGGCTACACCTCGCCGTGGGCCGCGCCGGGCGTGCCGCTCAAGGCGGTCAAGTGGCTGTTCTCCGAACATGCGCCGCTGGCCATCCGCCCCGGCCTGGACTGGCGCCAGTACCTGTGGCTGGCGCAGATGCTGCGCAATTGCACCCATGAGCGTTATGCCATCAACAAGGCGCGCATGGTGCGCATGTCCGAGTACAGCCGCGACTGCCTGAACGAGCTGCGCGAGCAGACCGGTATCGAATTCGAAGGCCGCGACCTGGGCACCACCCAGCTGTTCCGCACCCAGCAGCAGCTGGACGCCTCGGCGCAGGACATCGAAGTGCTGGCCCAGTACGGGGTGCCCTACAAGGTGCTCGACCGCGACGGCATCATCGCCCACGAGCCGGCCCTGGCCGGGGTCGCCGACAAACTGGTCGGCGCGCTGTGGCTGCCGCGCGACCAGACCGGCGACTGCCAGCTGTTCACCCGGCGCCTGGCGCAGATGTGCGTGGACGCCGGCGTCGAGTTCCGCTTCGACCAGGACATCGCCGGCCTGCAGACCGACGGCGACCGCATCACCGGCGTGCGCATCGACGGCACGCTGGAAACCGCCGACCGCTACGTGGTCGCGCTGGGCAGCTATTCGCCGTCGCTGGTGGACCCGCTCGGCCTGCGCCTGCCGGTCTACCCGCTCAAGGGCTACTCGCTGACCCTGCCGATCACCAACCCGGCCATGGCCCCCACCTCGACCATCCTGGACGAGAGCTACAAGGTGGCGGTGACCCGGTTCGATGACCGCATCCGCGTGGGCGGGATGGCTGAAGTGGGCGGGTTCGACCTGTCGCTGTCGCCGCGCCGCCGCGCCACCCTGGAAAAAGTGGTGGGCGACCTGTACCCGGACGGCGGCGACCTGTCGCGTGCCGAGTTCTGGACCGGCCTGCGCCCGGCCACGCCCGATGGCACCCCGGTGATCGGCGCCACCCCGTACCGCAACCTGTTCCTCAACACCGGCCACGGCACGCTGGGGTGGACCATGGCCTGCGGTTCGGGCCGTTACCTGGCCGACCTGATGAGCGCGCGCCAGCCGCAGATCAGTACCGAAGGCCTGGATATCTTCCGCTACGGCCACACGGCCGCATCCGTTGTTCATAGTGAGCCCAAAGCATGCGCCCAGCCCGCGCGTTGA
- a CDS encoding hybrid sensor histidine kinase/response regulator, translating into MTVASHAGMYRSVLEQMNAGFCVIEVLFDDNKAVDYRFLEVNDAFERNTGLANARGQRMTALQPDHEPDWFRIYGQVALTGQSQQFELEARALGRWYSVEAVRVGEPGDHQVAVVFFDVSSRKQIEVELAESEARFSALADGLPMPVWVLDEAGHARFVNSAFSEFFGGDEQRVPENVWRGLVHPDDASVFDYELQEALKAQRSMHALVRGLRADGQWRWLEMNARPRFSRMGHFIGLAGSSPDVTERREIEMAREELLQSERAARSAAENMARLKDEFLATLSHELRTPLTTILGWSELLLQRVDATSPLYKGLGVIANSAMAQKRLISDMLDLSSMLLGKVQLEVEVLDLRAQLTEAMRAQELVAEGKALHMTLSLPDEPTLVLGDATRLQQVLWNLLSNAIKFTPAEGTVAVTLASDGGHWSISVADTGDGIAPEFLRHLFSRFRQADGTTTRRHGGLGLGLAIAQQLVELHGGTVAATSEGAGHGATFTVRLPRYQPQADGRPLREVFSGPIGEQVIEPFPLKGLHLLAVEDQPEVLEYLRRLLEEQGAEVTAAASAGEALALLDRGGHEGIDVLLTDIGMPGMDGYGLVRTLREDIGVEAQVLPAVAVTALARADDRKRALASGFQEHVAKPYSVAQLVSAVRSVLAEQRR; encoded by the coding sequence ATGACAGTTGCGTCCCACGCGGGGATGTACCGGAGCGTGCTGGAGCAGATGAACGCCGGCTTCTGCGTGATCGAAGTGCTGTTCGACGACAACAAGGCGGTGGATTACCGCTTCCTTGAGGTCAACGACGCCTTCGAGCGCAACACCGGGCTGGCCAACGCGCGCGGGCAGCGCATGACCGCGCTGCAGCCGGACCACGAGCCGGACTGGTTCCGCATCTACGGCCAGGTGGCCCTCACCGGCCAATCCCAGCAGTTCGAACTGGAAGCGCGTGCGCTGGGCCGCTGGTATTCGGTGGAAGCGGTGCGGGTGGGCGAGCCGGGCGACCACCAGGTGGCCGTGGTGTTCTTCGACGTCAGCAGCCGCAAGCAGATCGAAGTGGAACTGGCGGAAAGTGAAGCGCGCTTCAGTGCGCTCGCCGATGGCCTGCCCATGCCGGTGTGGGTACTGGACGAAGCGGGCCATGCGCGCTTCGTCAACAGCGCCTTCAGCGAGTTCTTCGGCGGCGACGAACAGCGCGTGCCCGAGAACGTCTGGCGGGGCCTGGTCCATCCTGATGACGCGTCGGTATTTGATTACGAGCTGCAGGAAGCGCTGAAGGCGCAGCGGTCGATGCATGCGCTGGTGCGCGGCCTGCGTGCCGATGGCCAATGGCGCTGGCTGGAAATGAATGCCCGCCCGCGGTTCTCGCGCATGGGCCACTTCATCGGCCTGGCCGGCAGCAGCCCGGACGTGACCGAGCGCCGCGAAATTGAAATGGCGCGCGAGGAGCTGCTGCAGTCCGAGCGCGCCGCGCGCAGTGCCGCTGAAAACATGGCGCGGCTCAAGGACGAGTTCCTGGCCACGCTGTCGCACGAACTGCGCACCCCGCTGACCACCATCCTGGGCTGGAGCGAACTGCTGCTGCAGCGTGTGGATGCCACCAGCCCGCTGTACAAGGGCCTGGGCGTGATCGCCAACAGTGCGATGGCGCAGAAGCGCCTGATCTCGGACATGCTCGACCTGAGCAGCATGCTGCTGGGCAAGGTGCAGCTGGAAGTGGAAGTGCTGGACCTGCGCGCGCAGCTGACCGAAGCCATGCGGGCGCAGGAACTGGTGGCCGAAGGCAAGGCACTGCACATGACCCTGTCGCTGCCTGACGAGCCCACGCTGGTGCTGGGCGACGCCACGCGGCTGCAGCAGGTGCTGTGGAACCTGTTGTCCAACGCGATCAAGTTCACCCCCGCCGAAGGCACCGTGGCCGTCACCCTGGCGAGCGATGGCGGCCACTGGTCGATCAGCGTGGCCGACACCGGCGACGGCATCGCCCCCGAATTCCTGCGCCACCTGTTCAGCCGCTTCCGCCAGGCCGATGGCACCACCACCCGCCGCCATGGCGGTCTCGGGCTGGGCCTGGCGATTGCGCAGCAGCTGGTGGAGCTGCACGGCGGCACCGTGGCGGCCACCAGCGAGGGTGCCGGCCACGGCGCCACGTTCACCGTGCGCCTGCCGCGCTACCAGCCGCAGGCCGACGGCCGCCCGCTGCGCGAGGTGTTCAGTGGCCCGATAGGGGAACAGGTGATCGAGCCGTTCCCGCTCAAGGGCCTGCACCTGCTGGCGGTGGAAGACCAGCCCGAAGTGCTCGAATACCTGCGCCGGCTGTTGGAGGAGCAGGGCGCCGAAGTCACCGCGGCCGCCTCGGCGGGCGAGGCACTGGCCCTGCTGGACCGGGGCGGGCATGAAGGCATCGACGTGCTGCTGACCGACATCGGCATGCCTGGCATGGACGGTTACGGCCTGGTACGGACGCTACGCGAGGACATCGGCGTGGAAGCGCAGGTGCTGCCGGCGGTGGCGGTCACCGCGCTGGCCCGTGCCGACGACCGCAAGCGGGCGCTCGCCTCCGGGTTCCAGGAGCATGTGGCCAAGCCGTATTCGGTGGCCCAGCTGGTCTCGGCCGTGCGCAGCGTACTGGCCGAGCAGCGCCGGTAA